A window of Hippoglossus stenolepis isolate QCI-W04-F060 chromosome 18, HSTE1.2, whole genome shotgun sequence contains these coding sequences:
- the ppp1r26 gene encoding protein phosphatase 1 regulatory subunit 26 isoform X2, which translates to MYLMNVPPVAVTTEWRTCGPPGGYSLQCFNDSDPELSTRGTPISDKVQMIIESLRSTQSSLEMGDELEGNVLSGQDDHSQVCKVAMGSYVGAKSKIKGPTETPQADASSPINHESSDSDSDGSVDRGIEEAILEYLKERGDNKRKADPCSTFLQASKIQRKDTASPDVSEQTSDINTFLFSSDPYPKSFKVETPTAPAVIPVKKSIKNKASLNDNIVKKLDSDKITMTKISAFPVKVEEDSNDSSSDDGIEEAIQIYQLEKMEQQNRGEELNLPASKGESDSTSDDGIEEAIRCYQLEQLKEKSVLKPFTHTKDPCSKSFIQGVGSTSIGSMNKPKVRKKKTRTEKEVKSVPPSAFISKNSLSENQKGNGNGLLSFKVECLKDQPTPAPPKANTTAELMCAEAILDISKTVLPGVFHPSVDLGSCATTESPSKSSTPDTCPDEESDDSSIDSEDGIEQEIRMFLEQKAQVNKLPPCSTVTQEPQSENEPEKVKAKQVATQKKPSRMSVTQRRKLKEENSSDPNMSGIDKNMTVTAPISLPDHRKDLSPLMFSNRSQTHPIAGLHKTEQGGDKSSSLDSDEDLDTAIKDLLKTKKKTKKKTRDLKRQSRKCLNDEESLLTNASQTKKSKPEPFSKRSAVKKVQKIKDEVKDTTGLSQMNISQHKQTDQSNEQDVHGGETRTWKGTEGQDSMSLHNSHTLLEVKEDSTSVDSDDSIEQEIRRFLAEKAKVPTAVKSKDADVSRNGTVVVCSLLREEDIHQENQLAEIPRQSITNPFSRQSLPTPQSLVPDISTVGAQSRLSSVQSCSPSPLEPADGAGAARTEQRWSNTGGSEVQEVAPQLERVKPVLSSSIAHSRSESIKWRQSLGLPITDTRTLSRLPFHITSSKISKTASATLPYQSTGIHLSSQTPVSAWSSTRTSVAPFPWTTEKTVNTTYRSPVLNLLSAPRQQPRLSFTQSQAPGHSSPCPLEGETQSMVHMPKDKSVFVELESNRTNHVQVRSRERSEGKETADLLVEIKKEGKRLKIGDKEMHLERKQEEFVDEADCESVNRINPEKKQGFSTLSLSSAIDPGITIRPCIALTTEERSRMFCRKQLSENCKKGKASLVSIPVQKRRTLQRVKRKLQFVPVDRRSEAPSEPSMTK; encoded by the exons ATGTACTTGATGAATGTGCCACCTGTCGCAGTGACAACAGAATGGAGAACATGTGGCCCACCTGGAGGCTATAGCCTTCAGTGCTTCAATGACTCTGACCCTGAGTTGTCCACCAGAGGCACACCTATCTCAGACAAGGTCCAGATGATCATAGAGAGCCTTAGGAGCACCCAGTCCTCACTCGAGATGGGCGACGAGCTTGAGGGAAATGTGCTATCAGGACAAGACGATCATTCCCAAGTCTGCAAGGTTGCAATGGGTTCTTATGTGGGAGCCAAATCCAAAATTAAAGGTCCCACTGAAACCCCGCAAGCTGATGCTTCCTCCCCAATCAACCATGAGAGCAGTGACTCCGACAGTGATGGTTCTGTGGACAGAGGAATTGAGGAGGCAATACTGGAATACTTGAAAGAAAGGGGTGATAACAAACGCAAAGCAGACCCATGTTCCACGTTTCTCCAAGCTTCCAAAATTCAGAGGAAGGATACAGCTAGTCCTGATGTTTCTGAACAGACCTCTGACATTAATACATTCTTGTTTTCAAGCGACCCCTATCCAAAAAGTTTCAAAGTCGAAACCCCGACAGCACCAGCTGTTATACCTGTAAAAAAGTCTATCAAAAACAAGGCCTCCCTTAACGACAATATTGTGAAGAAATTAGATTCTGATAAAATTACAATGACCAAAATTTCAGCCTTCCCAGTAAAGGTGGAAGAAGACTCCAATGATTCCAGTAGTGATGATGGCATCGAAGAAGCCATTCAAATATACCAGCTAGAGAAAATGGAGCAGCAGAACAGAGGGGAAGAATTAAATCTCCCTGCAAGCAAAGGGGAGTCTGATTCCACCAGCGATGATGGGATTGAAGAAGCTATTCGCTGCTACCAACTTGAGCAACTTAAGGAGAAGAGTGTCCTGAAACCATTCACGCACACAAAAGATCCCTGCAGTAAGTCGTTTATACAGGGTGTTGGAAGTACAAGCATTGGAAGCATGAATAAACCCaaagtgaggaagaagaagaccaGAACGGAGAAAGAAGTGAAATCTGTACCTCCATCTGCTTTCATATCCAAGAATTCACTATCAGAGAACCAGAAAGGTAATGGAAATggtttactttcatttaaagtGGAATGTCTTAAAGATCAACCTACACCTGCTCCCCCAAAGGCAAACACAACGGCAGAGCTCATGTGTGCTGAGGCAATATTGGACATTTCGAAAACTGTTTTGCCCGGAGTCTTCCATCCCAGTGTTGACCTTGGCAGTTGTGCGACTACTGAATCTCCCTCAAAGTCTTCAACCCCTGACACTTGCCCAGATGAGGAAAGTGATGACAGCTCCATCGATAGTGAAGATGGGATTGAGCAAGAGATCAGAATGTTTCTTGAGCAGAAGGCCCAAGTTAACAAACTGCCACCTTGCTCCACTGTTACCCAAGAGCCTCAAAGTGAGAATGAACCAGAAAAAGTGAAAGCAAAACAAGTTGCAACCCAGAAGAAACCTTCAAGAATGTCGGtgacacaaagaagaaaactcaAAGAGGAAAACAGTAGCGATCCCAACATGTCAGGTattgataaaaacatgacagTAACAGCCCCGATATCTTTACCTGATCACAGAAAAGATTTGAGCCCATTGATGTTTTCCAACAGAAGTCAGACTCACCCAATAGCTGGATTACATAAGACTGAACAAGGTGGCGATAAAAGCAGCTCACTTGACAGTGACGAGGACCTAGACACTGCCATAAAAGACCTGCTCAAgacaaaaaagaagacaaagaaaaagacaagagacTTGAAGCGGCAATCAAGGAAGTGCCTTAATGATGAAGAATCACTGCTAACAAATGCCTCACAGACCAAAAAGTCCAAACCTGAGCCTTTTTCTAAGCGCAGTGCTGTGAAGAAAGTACAGAAGATTAAAGATGAAGTGAAAGATACAACTGGATTGAGTCAGATGAACATTTCTCAACATAAACAAACTGATCAAAGTAACGAGCAGGATGTGCATGGAGGTGAAACACGGACATGGAAAGGGACTGAAGGTCAAGACTCCATGTCGCTGCACAACTCTCACACTCTTCTTGAGGTAAAGGAAGACAGTACTTCAGTAGACAGCGACGATAGCATTGAGCAAGAGATCAGAAGATTTCTGGCTGAAAAGGCCAAAGTACCGACTGCAGTGAAAAGTAAAGACGCAGATGTATCAAGGAATGGTACTGTCGTGGTTTGTAGCCTACTTCGAGAAGAAGATATCCATCAGGAAAATCAGCTGGCTGAAATTCCAAGACAAAGTATCACCAACCCTTTCTCTAGACAGTCTCTTCCAACACCACAGAGTTTGGTGCCAGACATCTCAACCGTTGGTGCACAATCACGTCTGTCCTCAGTCCAGTCTTGTAGCCCCAGTCCTTTGGAGCCAGCAGATGGGGCAGGGGCTGCTAGAACCGAGCAACGGTGGTCTAACACGGGAGGAAGTGAGGTCCAGGAAGTTGCCCCACAGTTGGAGAGAGTTAAACCGGTTTTGAGTTCCAGCATTGCCCATTCTCGTTCTGAGTCAATCAAGTGGCGTCAGAGCCTGGGACTCCCGATTACTGACACAAGGACTCTCAGTCGGCTACCATTCCATATCACCTCATCTAAAATCAGCAAGACTGCATCAGCAACTCTACCATATCAAAGCACAGGCATCCACCTCAGTTCACAGACTCCTGTCTCTGCTTGGTCCTCCACAAGGACCAGCGTAGCACCCTTCCCCTGGACTACAGAGAAGACAGTAAATACCACATACAGATCCCCTGTTTTGAACCTATTGTCCGCTCCCAGGCAGCAACCAAGGTTGTCCTTTACACAGAGCCAGGCACCTGGCCACAGCTCACCTTGCCCTTTAGAAGGAGAGACGCAGAGTATGGTGCATATGCCTAAGGACAAGAGTGTGTTTGTCGAACTGGAATCAAACAGGACCAACCATGTCCAGGTCCGAAGCAGGGAAAGGAGCGAGGGAAAGGAGACAGCAGATTTGCTAGTTGAGATAAAGAAAGAAGGCAAGAGATTGAAGATAGGTGATAAAGAAATGCACctagaaagaaaacaggaagaatTTGTAGATGAGGCAGATTGTGAGTCAGTCAACAGGATAAATCCAGAGAAGAAGCAGGGCTTTTCCACATT GTCTTTGTCCAGTGCCATTGACCCTGGCATCACCATCAGACCTTGCATAGCTCtcaccacagaggagagaagcaggATGTTCTGCAGGAAGCAACTGTCTGAAAATTGCAAGAAG GGGAAAGCCTCTCTCGTTAGTATACCTGTGCAGAAAAGAAGGACTCTGCAGCGCGTCAAAAGAAAGCTGCAGTTTGTTCCAGTGGACAG GAGAAGTGAAGCACCCAGCGAGCCCAGCATGACCAAATAA
- the ppp1r26 gene encoding protein phosphatase 1 regulatory subunit 26 isoform X1: protein MYLMNVPPVAVTTEWRTCGPPGGYSLQCFNDSDPELSTRGTPISDKVQMIIESLRSTQSSLEMGDELEGNVLSGQDDHSQVCKVAMGSYVGAKSKIKGPTETPQADASSPINHESSDSDSDGSVDRGIEEAILEYLKERGDNKRKADPCSTFLQASKIQRKDTASPDVSEQTSDINTFLFSSDPYPKSFKVETPTAPAVIPVKKSIKNKASLNDNIVKKLDSDKITMTKISAFPVKVEEDSNDSSSDDGIEEAIQIYQLEKMEQQNRGEELNLPASKGESDSTSDDGIEEAIRCYQLEQLKEKSVLKPFTHTKDPCSKSFIQGVGSTSIGSMNKPKVRKKKTRTEKEVKSVPPSAFISKNSLSENQKGNGNGLLSFKVECLKDQPTPAPPKANTTAELMCAEAILDISKTVLPGVFHPSVDLGSCATTESPSKSSTPDTCPDEESDDSSIDSEDGIEQEIRMFLEQKAQVNKLPPCSTVTQEPQSENEPEKVKAKQVATQKKPSRMSVTQRRKLKEENSSDPNMSGIDKNMTVTAPISLPDHRKDLSPLMFSNRSQTHPIAGLHKTEQGGDKSSSLDSDEDLDTAIKDLLKTKKKTKKKTRDLKRQSRKCLNDEESLLTNASQTKKSKPEPFSKRSAVKKVQKIKDEVKDTTGLSQMNISQHKQTDQSNEQDVHGGETRTWKGTEGQDSMSLHNSHTLLEVKEDSTSVDSDDSIEQEIRRFLAEKAKVPTAVKSKDADVSRNGTVVVCSLLREEDIHQENQLAEIPRQSITNPFSRQSLPTPQSLVPDISTVGAQSRLSSVQSCSPSPLEPADGAGAARTEQRWSNTGGSEVQEVAPQLERVKPVLSSSIAHSRSESIKWRQSLGLPITDTRTLSRLPFHITSSKISKTASATLPYQSTGIHLSSQTPVSAWSSTRTSVAPFPWTTEKTVNTTYRSPVLNLLSAPRQQPRLSFTQSQAPGHSSPCPLEGETQSMVHMPKDKSVFVELESNRTNHVQVRSRERSEGKETADLLVEIKKEGKRLKIGDKEMHLERKQEEFVDEADCESVNRINPEKKQGFSTLSLSSAIDPGITIRPCIALTTEERSRMFCRKQLSENCKKGKASLVSIPVQKRRTLQRVKRKLQFVPVDRYVIVSSASDHYQTERFISVHFHLFAGEVKHPASPA, encoded by the exons ATGTACTTGATGAATGTGCCACCTGTCGCAGTGACAACAGAATGGAGAACATGTGGCCCACCTGGAGGCTATAGCCTTCAGTGCTTCAATGACTCTGACCCTGAGTTGTCCACCAGAGGCACACCTATCTCAGACAAGGTCCAGATGATCATAGAGAGCCTTAGGAGCACCCAGTCCTCACTCGAGATGGGCGACGAGCTTGAGGGAAATGTGCTATCAGGACAAGACGATCATTCCCAAGTCTGCAAGGTTGCAATGGGTTCTTATGTGGGAGCCAAATCCAAAATTAAAGGTCCCACTGAAACCCCGCAAGCTGATGCTTCCTCCCCAATCAACCATGAGAGCAGTGACTCCGACAGTGATGGTTCTGTGGACAGAGGAATTGAGGAGGCAATACTGGAATACTTGAAAGAAAGGGGTGATAACAAACGCAAAGCAGACCCATGTTCCACGTTTCTCCAAGCTTCCAAAATTCAGAGGAAGGATACAGCTAGTCCTGATGTTTCTGAACAGACCTCTGACATTAATACATTCTTGTTTTCAAGCGACCCCTATCCAAAAAGTTTCAAAGTCGAAACCCCGACAGCACCAGCTGTTATACCTGTAAAAAAGTCTATCAAAAACAAGGCCTCCCTTAACGACAATATTGTGAAGAAATTAGATTCTGATAAAATTACAATGACCAAAATTTCAGCCTTCCCAGTAAAGGTGGAAGAAGACTCCAATGATTCCAGTAGTGATGATGGCATCGAAGAAGCCATTCAAATATACCAGCTAGAGAAAATGGAGCAGCAGAACAGAGGGGAAGAATTAAATCTCCCTGCAAGCAAAGGGGAGTCTGATTCCACCAGCGATGATGGGATTGAAGAAGCTATTCGCTGCTACCAACTTGAGCAACTTAAGGAGAAGAGTGTCCTGAAACCATTCACGCACACAAAAGATCCCTGCAGTAAGTCGTTTATACAGGGTGTTGGAAGTACAAGCATTGGAAGCATGAATAAACCCaaagtgaggaagaagaagaccaGAACGGAGAAAGAAGTGAAATCTGTACCTCCATCTGCTTTCATATCCAAGAATTCACTATCAGAGAACCAGAAAGGTAATGGAAATggtttactttcatttaaagtGGAATGTCTTAAAGATCAACCTACACCTGCTCCCCCAAAGGCAAACACAACGGCAGAGCTCATGTGTGCTGAGGCAATATTGGACATTTCGAAAACTGTTTTGCCCGGAGTCTTCCATCCCAGTGTTGACCTTGGCAGTTGTGCGACTACTGAATCTCCCTCAAAGTCTTCAACCCCTGACACTTGCCCAGATGAGGAAAGTGATGACAGCTCCATCGATAGTGAAGATGGGATTGAGCAAGAGATCAGAATGTTTCTTGAGCAGAAGGCCCAAGTTAACAAACTGCCACCTTGCTCCACTGTTACCCAAGAGCCTCAAAGTGAGAATGAACCAGAAAAAGTGAAAGCAAAACAAGTTGCAACCCAGAAGAAACCTTCAAGAATGTCGGtgacacaaagaagaaaactcaAAGAGGAAAACAGTAGCGATCCCAACATGTCAGGTattgataaaaacatgacagTAACAGCCCCGATATCTTTACCTGATCACAGAAAAGATTTGAGCCCATTGATGTTTTCCAACAGAAGTCAGACTCACCCAATAGCTGGATTACATAAGACTGAACAAGGTGGCGATAAAAGCAGCTCACTTGACAGTGACGAGGACCTAGACACTGCCATAAAAGACCTGCTCAAgacaaaaaagaagacaaagaaaaagacaagagacTTGAAGCGGCAATCAAGGAAGTGCCTTAATGATGAAGAATCACTGCTAACAAATGCCTCACAGACCAAAAAGTCCAAACCTGAGCCTTTTTCTAAGCGCAGTGCTGTGAAGAAAGTACAGAAGATTAAAGATGAAGTGAAAGATACAACTGGATTGAGTCAGATGAACATTTCTCAACATAAACAAACTGATCAAAGTAACGAGCAGGATGTGCATGGAGGTGAAACACGGACATGGAAAGGGACTGAAGGTCAAGACTCCATGTCGCTGCACAACTCTCACACTCTTCTTGAGGTAAAGGAAGACAGTACTTCAGTAGACAGCGACGATAGCATTGAGCAAGAGATCAGAAGATTTCTGGCTGAAAAGGCCAAAGTACCGACTGCAGTGAAAAGTAAAGACGCAGATGTATCAAGGAATGGTACTGTCGTGGTTTGTAGCCTACTTCGAGAAGAAGATATCCATCAGGAAAATCAGCTGGCTGAAATTCCAAGACAAAGTATCACCAACCCTTTCTCTAGACAGTCTCTTCCAACACCACAGAGTTTGGTGCCAGACATCTCAACCGTTGGTGCACAATCACGTCTGTCCTCAGTCCAGTCTTGTAGCCCCAGTCCTTTGGAGCCAGCAGATGGGGCAGGGGCTGCTAGAACCGAGCAACGGTGGTCTAACACGGGAGGAAGTGAGGTCCAGGAAGTTGCCCCACAGTTGGAGAGAGTTAAACCGGTTTTGAGTTCCAGCATTGCCCATTCTCGTTCTGAGTCAATCAAGTGGCGTCAGAGCCTGGGACTCCCGATTACTGACACAAGGACTCTCAGTCGGCTACCATTCCATATCACCTCATCTAAAATCAGCAAGACTGCATCAGCAACTCTACCATATCAAAGCACAGGCATCCACCTCAGTTCACAGACTCCTGTCTCTGCTTGGTCCTCCACAAGGACCAGCGTAGCACCCTTCCCCTGGACTACAGAGAAGACAGTAAATACCACATACAGATCCCCTGTTTTGAACCTATTGTCCGCTCCCAGGCAGCAACCAAGGTTGTCCTTTACACAGAGCCAGGCACCTGGCCACAGCTCACCTTGCCCTTTAGAAGGAGAGACGCAGAGTATGGTGCATATGCCTAAGGACAAGAGTGTGTTTGTCGAACTGGAATCAAACAGGACCAACCATGTCCAGGTCCGAAGCAGGGAAAGGAGCGAGGGAAAGGAGACAGCAGATTTGCTAGTTGAGATAAAGAAAGAAGGCAAGAGATTGAAGATAGGTGATAAAGAAATGCACctagaaagaaaacaggaagaatTTGTAGATGAGGCAGATTGTGAGTCAGTCAACAGGATAAATCCAGAGAAGAAGCAGGGCTTTTCCACATT GTCTTTGTCCAGTGCCATTGACCCTGGCATCACCATCAGACCTTGCATAGCTCtcaccacagaggagagaagcaggATGTTCTGCAGGAAGCAACTGTCTGAAAATTGCAAGAAG GGGAAAGCCTCTCTCGTTAGTATACCTGTGCAGAAAAGAAGGACTCTGCAGCGCGTCAAAAGAAAGCTGCAGTTTGTTCCAGTGGACAGGTATGTGATTGTCTCTTCAGCGAGTGATCACTATCAAACAGAACGTTTCATCTCAGTTCATTTCCATCTTTTTGCAGGAGAAGTGAAGCACCCAGCGAGCCCAGCATGA
- the mrps2 gene encoding 28S ribosomal protein S2, mitochondrial, which translates to MAARALTKGLLGLRQLRAATTGYSCGGHQYATATAAKPLQPVHDDVSEKALSLPLDKPDFFRVAELFSVKDLFDARVHLGHKQGCRHRLMEPYLYGCRLDQDIIDLDQTVEHLQQALNFTAHVAYRGGVILFVSRRRQFGHLVESTAQDCGEYAHTRYWQGGLLTNAPIQYGPGVRLPDLIVFLSTLNNVFQQHVGIRDAAKMNIPTVGVVDSNCNPCLITYPVPGNDDTLVAMELYCRLFKMTISRAKDKRRQMELVHSLTAPSTPSS; encoded by the exons ATGGCTGCCCGAGCACTGACCAAAG GACTGTTGGGGCTGCGGCAGCTGCGAGCTGCTACCACCGGATACTCGTGTGGTGGACATCAATATGCTACTGCTACGGCCGCTAAACCTCTTCAACCTGTACACGACGATGTTTCAG AAAAGGCCCTGAGCCTGCCTCTGGACAAACCGGACTTTTTCCGTGTGGCTGAGCTCTTCTCGGTGAAAGACCTGTTCGACGCCAGAGTTCATCTCGGACATAAGCAAGGCTGCAGGCACAG ACTTATGGAGCCCTACCTGTACGGCTGCCGCTTGGACCAAGATATAATCGATCTTGACCAGACTGTGGAGCACCTTCAGCAAGCCCTGAACTTCACTGCCCACGTTGCGTACCGTGGCGGCGTCATACTGTTCGTCAGCCGCCGCCGTCAGTTCGGCCACCTGGTGGAGAGCACCGCTCAGGATTGCGGGGAATACGCCCATACGCGGTACTGGCAGGGGGGGCTCCTCACCAACGCCCCCATCCAGTACGGCCCAGGCGTTCGCTTACCAGACCTCATCGTCTTCCTGTCCACCCTCAACAACGTGTTCCAGCAGCACGTGGGCATCAGAGACGCAGCGAAGATGAACATTCCCACAGTGGGTGTGGTGGACTCGAACTGTAACCCCTGCCTCATCACGTACCCCGTGCCTGGGAATGACGACACTCTGGTTGCCATGGAGCTGTACTGTCGCTTATTCAAGATGACCATCAGCCGTGCCAAAGACAAAAGGAGGCAGATGGAGCTGGTGCACAGCCTCACAGCTCCCTCCACGCCAAGCTCATGA